In Candidatus Endomicrobium procryptotermitis, a genomic segment contains:
- the mnmA gene encoding tRNA 2-thiouridine(34) synthase MnmA: MKILVGLSGGVDSAVAAYLLKKQGHEITGAMMSIWDNSVPPPKIKVADACFGPEEEDIETVKKIADFLKIPVEIIDCRNEYKRIVLDNFKNEYKEGRTPNPCVWCNAHIKFGVLPAAAKRAGMSFDKFATGHYADIIFNKDLKMYQLKKPKDKNKDQTYFLYRLPQKILSQTLFPLSSYMKEDVRKIAKDINLPAAEKPDSQDFYCGDYNDILQFKTNQGDIVDKNGKVLGKHNGIWNYTIGKRKGLGLSGGTKEPLYVIKILAKQNIIIVGAKKDLYSSTLIARKVSWGSIPTLQKPITVFAKIRQQHNAAKAAAIPIKSADGKILSNVRIDFKEPQMSVTSGQSVVFYQDDIVLGGGIIDNGIT; the protein is encoded by the coding sequence ATGAAAATTTTAGTTGGATTAAGCGGCGGAGTAGATTCTGCGGTGGCTGCTTATTTATTAAAAAAGCAGGGACATGAAATTACCGGCGCGATGATGTCAATATGGGATAATTCCGTACCGCCGCCAAAAATAAAAGTCGCTGATGCGTGCTTTGGTCCAGAAGAAGAAGATATCGAAACGGTAAAAAAAATAGCCGACTTTCTTAAAATACCCGTAGAAATAATAGACTGCCGTAATGAATACAAACGCATAGTGCTTGACAATTTTAAAAATGAATATAAAGAAGGCCGTACGCCTAACCCTTGCGTGTGGTGCAATGCACATATCAAGTTCGGCGTTCTTCCTGCAGCCGCAAAAAGGGCTGGAATGTCTTTTGACAAATTCGCAACGGGACATTACGCCGATATAATTTTTAACAAAGATTTAAAAATGTATCAGCTTAAAAAGCCAAAAGATAAAAATAAAGATCAGACATATTTTCTTTACCGTCTGCCGCAAAAAATATTATCACAAACGCTTTTTCCGCTCAGCTCTTATATGAAAGAAGATGTCAGAAAAATAGCAAAAGATATAAATCTGCCGGCAGCCGAAAAGCCTGATAGTCAGGATTTTTACTGCGGCGATTACAATGATATATTGCAGTTTAAAACAAATCAGGGCGATATTGTCGATAAAAATGGAAAAGTTTTAGGCAAACACAATGGAATATGGAATTATACTATAGGTAAAAGAAAAGGACTTGGGCTTTCCGGAGGAACTAAAGAACCTTTATATGTCATAAAGATACTGGCAAAACAAAATATTATAATAGTAGGTGCAAAAAAAGATTTGTATTCATCGACGCTTATAGCACGGAAAGTTTCATGGGGATCCATTCCCACACTGCAAAAGCCTATAACAGTTTTTGCCAAAATCCGCCAGCAGCACAATGCGGCAAAAGCAGCGGCAATTCCTATCAAAAGCGCCGATGGTAAAATATTATCTAACGTACGCATAGATTTTAAAGAACCTCAGATGTCCGTAACTTCTGGACAGAGCGTCGTTTTTTATCAAGATGACATAGTTCTCGGCGGCGGAATTATAGACAACGGTATAACTTGA
- the hydE gene encoding [FeFe] hydrogenase H-cluster radical SAM maturase HydE — MKEECIKIINRAEESHALNEKEIVKLLNAADASLLFETADRIREKYLGGEVHLRALIEFSNYCKENCVYCGLRRDNARLNRYRIEPSDIIKLAQKAKGYGYKTVVLQSGEDPYYTAEKMVKIISAIKKLGIALTLSIGEKTYEEYKAFRRAGADRYLLRIETTDEELYVKYDPGMSLKNRMKCLENIKSLGYETGSGIIVGLPGQTVESIAKDILYLKSIPVDMAGIGPFIYNPYTPVYENYREEKQKIEVNKKNNFKLSLKVMAILRLLMPDINIPATTAMETINCNGRIIALQSGANVVMPNATEGDYRKFYEIYPGKVCISESPAYCRFCITNKIRSIGRTISEHEGFHKYMA; from the coding sequence ATGAAAGAAGAATGCATAAAAATTATAAACAGAGCCGAAGAAAGTCATGCGCTAAATGAAAAAGAAATAGTAAAACTGCTAAATGCTGCAGACGCTTCTTTGCTTTTTGAGACTGCAGATAGGATACGTGAAAAATACCTCGGTGGAGAAGTACATCTGCGCGCTTTAATAGAATTTTCAAATTATTGTAAAGAAAACTGCGTCTATTGCGGGCTTCGAAGGGATAATGCTCGTTTGAACAGATACCGCATAGAACCATCCGATATAATAAAACTTGCACAAAAAGCGAAAGGCTATGGATATAAAACCGTAGTATTACAGTCGGGAGAAGACCCATATTACACCGCTGAAAAAATGGTCAAAATTATTTCCGCGATAAAAAAGCTTGGTATTGCACTTACCTTAAGCATAGGCGAAAAAACTTATGAAGAATATAAAGCGTTTCGCAGAGCTGGTGCCGACAGATACCTTTTGAGAATAGAAACTACCGACGAAGAATTGTATGTAAAATATGATCCAGGAATGAGCTTGAAAAACAGAATGAAATGCCTTGAAAATATTAAATCTCTCGGCTATGAAACGGGTTCAGGAATTATAGTCGGGCTTCCCGGCCAAACAGTTGAAAGCATTGCAAAAGATATTTTATATCTTAAATCTATACCCGTGGATATGGCAGGAATAGGTCCTTTTATCTATAATCCATACACGCCAGTATATGAAAATTACAGAGAAGAAAAACAAAAAATCGAAGTAAATAAAAAAAATAATTTTAAATTATCGCTCAAAGTAATGGCGATTTTGCGACTTTTAATGCCGGATATAAACATTCCAGCGACTACCGCGATGGAAACCATAAACTGTAACGGCCGCATAATAGCTTTGCAAAGCGGAGCAAATGTTGTGATGCCAAATGCAACGGAAGGCGATTATAGAAAATTTTATGAAATATATCCCGGAAAAGTATGCATCTCGGAATCTCCTGCTTATTGCAGATTTTGCATAACAAACAAAATTAGGTCCATAGGAAGAACGATTTCCGAACATGAAGGATTTCATAAATATATGGCATAA